The following proteins come from a genomic window of Pseudomonas cichorii:
- a CDS encoding PilZ domain-containing protein, whose amino-acid sequence MSLPPSTGPRNGILSLTIKDKSVLYAAYMPFIKNGGLFIPTSKSYKLGDEVFMLLNLMDEPEKVPVTGRVTWITPKGAQGNRAAGVGVQFNDGDNTARNLIETYLVGALKSDRPTHTM is encoded by the coding sequence ATGAGCTTGCCACCTAGTACAGGTCCGCGGAACGGCATTCTGTCCCTGACCATCAAGGACAAATCCGTGCTGTATGCGGCTTACATGCCTTTTATCAAGAATGGCGGCCTGTTCATTCCTACCAGCAAAAGCTACAAGCTGGGTGATGAAGTGTTCATGCTGCTCAATCTGATGGATGAACCGGAGAAAGTTCCGGTGACCGGCAGGGTGACCTGGATCACTCCCAAGGGCGCACAAGGCAACCGGGCCGCCGGTGTCGGCGTGCAATTCAACGACGGTGACAATACCGCTCGTAACCTGATCGAAACCTATCTGGTTGGAGCCCTTAAGTCCGACCGTCCCACTCATACGATGTAG
- a CDS encoding DNA polymerase III subunit delta', with protein sequence MAEAYPWQTSLWQQMAGRSQHAHAYLLHGPVGIGKRALAERLMHTLLCQRPEGLDACGQCKSCLLLAAGSHPDNYVLEPEEADKPIKVDQVRDLVSFVVQTAQMGGRKVVLVEPVEAMNINAANALLKSLEEPSGNTVLLLVSHQPSRLLPTIKSRCVQQACPLPSGQASLEWLATALPDSSEEERVELLTLAAGSPLAAVSLQAQGIREQRVQVVEGVKKLLKQQQSPTQLAEGWKDIPLLLLFDWFCDWSHLILRYQLTEDEEGLGLSDMRKVVQYLAQKTPRTKVLEIQDWVLAQRQKVLSKANLNRVLLLEALLVQWAGLPGQA encoded by the coding sequence GTGGCTGAAGCCTATCCGTGGCAGACGTCTCTGTGGCAACAGATGGCCGGTCGTTCCCAGCATGCTCATGCCTATCTGTTGCATGGTCCTGTGGGGATCGGCAAGCGTGCGCTGGCCGAGCGTCTGATGCACACCTTGCTGTGCCAGCGCCCCGAAGGGCTCGATGCCTGCGGGCAGTGCAAGTCCTGTCTGCTGCTGGCGGCTGGCAGCCATCCTGATAATTACGTGCTGGAACCGGAAGAGGCAGACAAGCCCATCAAGGTCGATCAGGTTCGCGATCTGGTGAGTTTCGTCGTGCAGACCGCACAAATGGGCGGGCGCAAGGTGGTGCTGGTCGAGCCGGTCGAGGCGATGAACATCAACGCGGCCAACGCGCTGTTGAAAAGTCTTGAAGAGCCTTCGGGCAATACGGTCCTGCTGCTGGTCAGTCATCAGCCGAGCCGGTTGCTGCCGACCATCAAAAGCCGCTGTGTGCAGCAGGCCTGCCCGCTGCCGAGTGGGCAAGCCAGCCTGGAATGGCTGGCAACGGCCTTGCCGGACAGCTCCGAAGAAGAGCGGGTGGAGTTGCTGACCCTTGCGGCCGGTTCGCCTCTGGCGGCGGTTTCGCTTCAGGCCCAGGGTATTCGCGAACAGCGTGTCCAGGTGGTGGAAGGCGTGAAAAAGCTGCTCAAGCAGCAGCAATCGCCGACCCAGCTTGCGGAAGGCTGGAAGGATATCCCGCTGTTGCTGCTGTTCGACTGGTTCTGCGACTGGTCGCACCTGATCCTGCGTTACCAGTTGACTGAGGATGAAGAAGGCCTTGGCTTGAGCGATATGCGCAAGGTCGTGCAGTATCTGGCGCAAAAAACGCCCCGCACCAAAGTGCTGGAGATTCAGGACTGGGTGCTGGCGCAGCGACAGAAAGTCTTGTCCAAGGCCAACCTCAATCGCGTGCTGCTGCTCGAAGCCTTGCTGGTGCAGTGGGCAGGTCTGCCCGGACAGGCGTAG
- the tmk gene encoding dTMP kinase gives MTGLFITLEGPEGAGKSTNRDYLAAQLRAQGIEVLLTREPGGTPLAERIRELLLAPSDEAMSADTELLLVFAARAQHLAEVIRPALARGEVVLCDRFTDATYAYQGGGRGLSHERIATLESFVQGTLRPDLTLVFDLPVEVGLARAAARGRLDRFEQEGRAFFDAVRSTYLARAHAEPARYRLVDASQTLAQVQSSLDALLPELLERHRG, from the coding sequence GTGACTGGCTTGTTCATCACCCTTGAAGGCCCGGAAGGTGCTGGCAAAAGCACCAACCGCGATTACCTGGCGGCTCAGTTGCGTGCCCAGGGCATCGAGGTGCTGTTGACCCGTGAGCCCGGTGGTACGCCATTGGCCGAACGTATTCGCGAATTGCTGCTGGCGCCCAGCGACGAAGCCATGTCTGCCGATACCGAACTGCTGCTGGTCTTTGCCGCACGTGCCCAGCATCTGGCCGAAGTCATTCGTCCTGCCCTGGCCCGTGGTGAAGTGGTCTTGTGTGATCGTTTCACGGATGCGACCTATGCCTATCAGGGCGGCGGGCGCGGCTTGTCCCATGAGCGTATTGCCACACTGGAAAGCTTTGTCCAGGGCACCTTGCGGCCTGACCTGACGCTGGTGTTCGACCTGCCGGTCGAAGTGGGTCTGGCGCGTGCCGCTGCACGAGGCCGACTGGATCGTTTCGAGCAGGAAGGCCGTGCGTTCTTTGACGCCGTGCGTAGTACTTACCTGGCGCGGGCACACGCCGAGCCTGCGCGTTACCGGTTGGTGGATGCGTCTCAGACACTGGCTCAGGTCCAGTCGTCCCTGGATGCGTTGCTGCCCGAGTTGCTGGAGCGGCACCGTGGCTGA
- the mltG gene encoding endolytic transglycosylase MltG, producing the protein MIRKILVLLEIAAVLAGLTLGFAWWKQREALNQPLNVTQEQLLDVPAGSSPSLVLNRLENDGVIKDAFWLRVYWRFNLAEQPLHSGEYRMTPGMDVQALFGVWKRKEVVQYSLTLVEGWNFRQVRAALARQPKLEQTLAGLSDKDLMVRLGHPDVFPEGRFFPDTYRYVRGMSDADLLKQAYNRLQDVLEEEWSKRAADLPYKDPYEALIMASLVEKETGVPRERGEIAGVFVRRLGLGMMLQTDPTVIYGMGERYNGKLTRANLKEATPYNTYVIAGLPPTPIALAGREAINAALNPVSGTSLYFVAKGDGSHVFSDDLDAHNAAVREYQLKRRADYRSSPAPTPVAPAGSGSTPTESEPAAAPDAPPGDSASQ; encoded by the coding sequence GTGATCCGAAAAATACTGGTGTTGCTGGAAATCGCTGCAGTCCTGGCAGGTCTGACGCTGGGCTTTGCCTGGTGGAAGCAGCGGGAAGCGTTGAACCAGCCTCTGAATGTCACTCAGGAACAACTGCTGGACGTACCTGCCGGATCGTCGCCTTCCCTGGTGCTCAATCGCCTTGAGAATGACGGCGTGATCAAGGACGCCTTCTGGTTGCGTGTTTACTGGCGTTTCAATCTGGCCGAACAGCCGCTGCACAGTGGCGAATACCGCATGACGCCGGGCATGGACGTGCAAGCCCTGTTTGGCGTCTGGAAGCGCAAGGAAGTCGTGCAGTACAGCCTGACGCTGGTGGAGGGCTGGAACTTCCGTCAGGTTCGCGCCGCACTGGCCAGGCAGCCCAAGCTCGAACAGACCCTGGCCGGGTTGAGCGACAAGGATTTGATGGTCAGGCTCGGGCATCCCGATGTCTTCCCTGAAGGCCGCTTCTTTCCCGATACCTACCGCTATGTGCGCGGCATGAGCGATGCCGATCTGCTCAAGCAGGCCTACAACCGTCTGCAAGACGTGCTAGAGGAGGAGTGGAGCAAGCGTGCTGCGGATTTGCCTTACAAGGATCCTTACGAGGCCTTGATCATGGCTTCGCTGGTGGAAAAGGAAACCGGCGTGCCTCGCGAGCGTGGTGAAATTGCCGGTGTGTTTGTCCGTCGTCTGGGGTTGGGAATGATGCTGCAGACCGATCCGACGGTGATCTATGGTATGGGCGAGCGCTACAACGGCAAGCTGACCCGCGCCAATCTTAAAGAGGCGACGCCTTACAACACTTACGTCATTGCCGGCCTGCCGCCGACACCGATTGCTCTGGCTGGACGCGAAGCCATCAATGCGGCCCTCAACCCCGTATCGGGCACCAGCCTGTACTTCGTGGCGAAAGGGGATGGCAGCCATGTGTTTTCCGACGATCTGGATGCCCATAACGCAGCGGTACGCGAATACCAGCTCAAACGCCGTGCAGATTACCGATCCAGCCCGGCACCGACTCCGGTAGCGCCTGCCGGGTCCGGATCGACTCCCACAGAGTCCGAACCCGCGGCTGCGCCCGATGCGCCGCCCGGCGATTCAGCCTCGCAATGA
- the pabC gene encoding aminodeoxychorismate lyase: MLAWVDGCPEDSLSLRDRGLAYGDGVFETIAVSKGQPLLFERHLQRLETSCDRLAIPVDQVLLRTEMTRFAAQLGDGVMKLILTRGDSQRGYAPAPDTQSRRILQGSAAPAYPSAHAGQGVRLFPCKTRLAEQPLLAGLKHLNRLEQVLARSEWQDSEYAEGLMCDTSGRVIEGVYSNLFLVRDGVLLTADLSRCGVAGVMRAELLDQARNQGIAVDIRDLHLSDLEQADELFLCNSVYGVWPVRGFSRLNWPVGPLTRKLQDIARALLDN; encoded by the coding sequence ATGCTCGCCTGGGTTGACGGTTGCCCCGAAGATTCTCTGTCCCTCAGGGACAGAGGTCTGGCTTATGGCGATGGAGTGTTTGAAACCATCGCCGTCAGCAAGGGCCAGCCGTTGCTGTTCGAGCGGCATCTGCAGCGCCTTGAAACATCCTGTGACCGTTTGGCCATCCCTGTCGATCAGGTGCTGCTTCGTACTGAAATGACCCGCTTCGCTGCGCAACTGGGCGACGGCGTCATGAAACTGATCCTGACCCGCGGCGACAGCCAGCGCGGTTACGCGCCAGCCCCCGATACCCAGTCGCGACGCATTCTGCAGGGCTCTGCGGCTCCCGCGTACCCATCGGCCCATGCCGGGCAGGGCGTACGTCTTTTTCCGTGCAAGACCCGTCTGGCTGAGCAGCCGTTGCTGGCCGGCCTCAAGCATCTGAACCGCCTGGAGCAAGTGCTGGCCCGCTCCGAGTGGCAGGACAGCGAATATGCCGAAGGTCTGATGTGCGATACCTCCGGCCGCGTGATCGAAGGCGTCTACAGCAATCTGTTTCTGGTTCGCGATGGTGTCCTGCTGACGGCTGACCTGAGTCGTTGCGGTGTAGCGGGCGTGATGCGTGCCGAGTTGCTGGATCAGGCACGAAATCAGGGTATTGCTGTCGATATCCGTGACCTGCACTTGTCCGACCTTGAACAGGCGGATGAGCTGTTTCTGTGCAATAGCGTTTATGGCGTGTGGCCGGTGCGTGGCTTTTCAAGGCTGAACTGGCCGGTTGGTCCGCTCACCCGTAAACTGCAAGATATTGCTCGAGCACTTCTGGATAACTGA
- the fabF gene encoding beta-ketoacyl-ACP synthase II has product MSRRRVVVTGMGMLSPLGNDVPSSWQGILAGRSGIGLIEHTDLSAFTTRFGGSVKGFNVEEYLAPKEARRLDLFIQYGLAASFQAVRNAGLEVTDANRERIGVAMGSGIGGLTNIENSSRLLHEQGPGRISPFFVPGSIINMISGFLSIHLGAQGPNYSIATACTTATHCIGMAARNIAYDEADVMIAGGAEMAACGLGMGGFGAARALSTRNDDPARASRPWDKGRDGFVLSDGAGALVLEELEHAKARGATIYAELVGFGMSGDAYHMTSPPEDGAGAARCIANALRDAKLNVEQVQYINAHGTSTPAGDLAEASAVKSVFGDHAYKLAVSSTKSMTGHLLGAAGAVEAIFSVLAIADQVAPPTINLDEPDEGCDLDFVPHEARRMPIDVAVSNSFGFGGTNGSLVFRRFSE; this is encoded by the coding sequence GTGTCGCGTAGACGCGTCGTGGTCACCGGGATGGGCATGCTTTCGCCATTGGGCAATGATGTGCCCAGCAGTTGGCAAGGGATTCTGGCGGGCCGTAGTGGCATCGGCCTTATCGAGCACACTGACCTTTCGGCCTTCACCACCCGCTTCGGTGGTTCGGTCAAAGGCTTCAATGTCGAAGAATACCTGGCGCCGAAGGAAGCGCGTCGGCTCGATCTCTTTATTCAATACGGTCTGGCAGCCAGCTTTCAGGCTGTGCGCAATGCTGGTCTTGAGGTCACGGATGCCAACCGCGAGCGCATTGGCGTTGCCATGGGGTCGGGTATCGGTGGTCTGACCAACATCGAAAACAGCAGTCGTCTGCTGCACGAGCAAGGGCCGGGGCGGATCTCTCCGTTTTTCGTGCCGGGCTCGATCATCAATATGATTTCCGGGTTCCTGTCCATCCATTTGGGGGCACAGGGTCCTAACTACTCCATCGCCACGGCATGTACCACAGCGACTCATTGCATCGGCATGGCTGCGCGCAATATCGCCTATGACGAAGCTGACGTCATGATCGCCGGTGGCGCCGAAATGGCAGCCTGTGGCCTGGGCATGGGCGGCTTCGGTGCGGCGCGTGCGTTGTCTACCCGCAACGACGACCCTGCACGTGCCAGTCGTCCGTGGGACAAGGGGCGTGACGGTTTCGTGCTCTCCGATGGCGCAGGCGCTCTGGTGCTCGAAGAACTCGAACACGCCAAGGCGCGTGGCGCGACCATCTATGCCGAGCTGGTTGGCTTCGGCATGAGCGGTGATGCCTATCACATGACTTCGCCACCCGAGGACGGTGCCGGTGCGGCCCGTTGCATCGCCAATGCGCTGCGCGATGCGAAGCTCAATGTCGAGCAGGTCCAGTACATCAATGCTCACGGCACTTCGACGCCAGCGGGCGACCTGGCTGAAGCGTCGGCGGTCAAGTCGGTATTCGGCGATCACGCCTACAAGCTGGCAGTCAGCTCCACCAAGTCCATGACCGGTCACCTGCTGGGTGCCGCTGGTGCGGTCGAGGCGATTTTCAGTGTCCTGGCGATTGCCGATCAGGTTGCGCCACCGACCATCAACCTGGATGAGCCGGACGAAGGCTGTGATCTGGACTTCGTGCCTCATGAGGCGCGTCGCATGCCGATCGATGTTGCCGTCTCCAACTCCTTCGGGTTTGGCGGTACCAATGGCTCGCTGGTGTTCCGTCGGTTCAGCGAGTGA
- the acpP gene encoding acyl carrier protein has translation MSTIEERVKKIVAEQLGVKEEEVVNTASFVEDLGADSLDTVELVMALEEEFETEIPDEEAEKITTVQAAIDYVNSHQG, from the coding sequence ATGAGCACCATCGAAGAGCGCGTCAAGAAAATCGTTGCCGAGCAACTTGGCGTCAAGGAAGAAGAAGTCGTTAACACCGCTTCCTTTGTTGAAGACCTGGGTGCTGACTCCCTGGACACCGTTGAGCTGGTAATGGCTCTGGAAGAGGAATTCGAGACCGAAATCCCTGACGAAGAAGCGGAAAAGATCACCACCGTTCAAGCTGCTATCGATTACGTCAACAGCCACCAGGGCTAA
- the fabG gene encoding 3-oxoacyl-ACP reductase FabG, translating into MSLQGKVALVTGASRGIGQAIALELGRNGAVVVGTATSESGAERISATFKENGIEGFGLALDVCNAESVDSVLSTIQERVGAPLILVNNAGITRDNLMMRMKDDEWHDVVNTNLNSLFRLSKGVLRGMTKARWGRIISIGSVVGAMGNAGQVNYASAKAGLEGFSRALAREVGSRAVTVNSVAPGFIDTDMTRELPEAQRQSLITQIPLGRLGQAEEIAHVVAFLASEGAGYVTGATIPVNGGMYMS; encoded by the coding sequence ATGAGCCTGCAAGGTAAAGTTGCACTGGTGACTGGTGCCAGTCGTGGAATTGGTCAAGCCATTGCCCTGGAATTGGGCCGCAATGGTGCAGTCGTTGTGGGTACCGCGACCTCTGAGTCCGGTGCCGAGCGCATCTCTGCTACATTCAAGGAAAACGGCATCGAAGGCTTCGGCCTGGCGCTGGATGTGTGCAATGCCGAGTCCGTGGATTCGGTGCTGTCCACCATTCAGGAGCGTGTCGGTGCGCCGCTGATTCTGGTGAACAATGCCGGTATTACCCGGGACAACCTGATGATGCGCATGAAAGATGACGAATGGCATGATGTAGTAAACACCAACCTGAACAGTCTGTTCCGCCTGTCCAAGGGCGTATTGCGTGGCATGACCAAGGCTCGTTGGGGTCGTATCATCAGCATTGGTTCGGTTGTCGGTGCCATGGGCAACGCAGGTCAAGTAAACTACGCATCTGCCAAGGCCGGTCTGGAAGGTTTCAGCCGTGCATTGGCTCGTGAAGTCGGCTCCCGTGCCGTGACCGTGAACTCGGTGGCACCAGGCTTCATCGATACAGACATGACGCGCGAGCTGCCTGAAGCTCAGCGTCAATCCCTGATCACACAGATCCCTCTGGGGCGTCTGGGTCAGGCTGAAGAAATTGCACATGTTGTCGCTTTTCTTGCGTCGGAAGGCGCAGGCTACGTTACCGGGGCTACAATCCCGGTCAACGGCGGGATGTACATGAGCTGA
- the fabD gene encoding ACP S-malonyltransferase, whose product MSASLAFVFPGQGSQSLGMLAEQGAQHPLILDTFEQASDALGYDLWALTQQGPVESLNQTDKTQPAILTASIALWHVWLAEGGAVPAFVAGHSLGEYSALVAAQSLSLADAVKLVERRGQLMQEAVPAGQGGMAAILGLDDADVIAACAEAAQGEVVSAVNFNSPGQVVIAGAAEAVKRAMELCKARGAKRALPLPVSVPSHCELMRPAAERFAESIEAIEWQAPVISLVQNVSAAAVNDLATLKRDLLEQLYKPVRWVESIQSLASHGATQLVECGPGKVLAGLNKRCAEGVITYNLDTPDAFAAARAALA is encoded by the coding sequence ATGTCTGCATCCCTCGCATTCGTCTTTCCGGGTCAAGGATCGCAATCGCTCGGCATGCTCGCCGAGCAGGGCGCACAGCATCCGTTGATCCTCGACACTTTTGAACAGGCATCCGATGCCCTGGGCTATGACCTCTGGGCACTGACCCAGCAAGGTCCGGTCGAGTCTCTCAACCAGACCGACAAGACCCAGCCTGCCATCCTGACGGCGTCCATTGCCCTGTGGCATGTGTGGCTGGCCGAAGGTGGTGCGGTTCCGGCGTTCGTGGCCGGTCACAGCCTGGGCGAATACAGTGCACTGGTTGCTGCCCAGAGCCTCAGTCTTGCCGATGCGGTCAAGCTGGTGGAGCGTCGCGGTCAACTGATGCAGGAAGCGGTTCCGGCCGGTCAGGGCGGCATGGCTGCCATCCTGGGGCTGGACGATGCCGATGTTATCGCGGCTTGCGCCGAAGCTGCGCAGGGCGAAGTGGTCAGCGCCGTGAATTTCAACTCGCCGGGCCAGGTCGTCATTGCCGGTGCCGCCGAGGCGGTGAAGCGCGCAATGGAGCTGTGCAAGGCCCGTGGCGCAAAACGTGCATTGCCTTTGCCGGTCAGCGTTCCTTCCCACTGTGAGCTGATGCGTCCGGCGGCCGAGCGCTTTGCCGAGTCCATCGAGGCTATCGAGTGGCAAGCGCCTGTCATCTCTCTGGTGCAGAATGTCAGCGCCGCTGCCGTGAACGATCTGGCTACGCTCAAGCGTGATCTGCTGGAGCAGTTGTACAAGCCGGTACGCTGGGTGGAATCCATCCAGAGCCTGGCGAGCCATGGTGCGACCCAGTTGGTGGAATGTGGGCCGGGCAAGGTGTTGGCTGGTCTGAACAAGCGTTGCGCCGAAGGCGTGATTACCTACAACCTGGATACCCCGGACGCCTTTGCCGCCGCTCGTGCGGCACTGGCCTGA